A window of Nitratireductor kimnyeongensis genomic DNA:
ACAGGAGTGGCAATGTTTGCAGAAAGTCTTTTGTTCGGGGGATTGTACGTTTCATCTCTGCTCCAGTCGATCCCGGCCTGGGAACCTGAGACGATTTTTCCCTCCACTTTCAGAACGATAACAGAGCTTTTGGGCGAGGAGTCTCGTCCGCATCGATATTCCACGTTCAATCCGATGCTGCCGTCCTTTATCAGGGAGGCCGAGATGACCTGCCTTTCAGCAGCAGTCTATCACGAGGCGCGCGGCGAGCCCGTAGACGGCCAGAAGGCGGTTGCGATGGTCATTGTAAACCGCGTTCGCTCCGCATCGTACCCCAGCACCATTTGTGGCGTCGTGTTTCAGAACGCGCACAGGCCCTATCGCTGCCAGTTCTCCTTTACATGCACCGGTGTGGCTGTTCTTCCAAAGGAAGAAAAACCCTGGCGGCGCGCCCGGGAGGTTGCCGCTTCCATGCAGAATTGCCTCTCTGACTGCACAAGGGAAGCGGCTTCGGTCGATGGCGATCTGCAGGCCTTCGGCGCGGCTACGCACTACCACGCCAGCTATGTTCGTCCGAGGTGGGCGCGGCGTCTGCAAAAGCTTGGGCGCATAGGCCGGCACATCTTCTTCGCCAGAAAGACCGGAGGGCCGGTTTGAGCTGACCTTGATCCTTAAACGACCTCCCAGCCATCATGCGCGCCAGCACGGAAGATCGCATCGACCAGCTTCTGGTTCTTGACTGAGTCTTCAAGTGTGAAGACCGTTGCCTCCGCGCTGCCCTGGGCC
This region includes:
- a CDS encoding cell wall hydrolase: MTCLSAAVYHEARGEPVDGQKAVAMVIVNRVRSASYPSTICGVVFQNAHRPYRCQFSFTCTGVAVLPKEEKPWRRAREVAASMQNCLSDCTREAASVDGDLQAFGAATHYHASYVRPRWARRLQKLGRIGRHIFFARKTGGPV